One genomic segment of Leptotrichia sp. oral taxon 215 str. W9775 includes these proteins:
- the typA gene encoding translational GTPase TypA: MSNKIKNIAIIAHVDHGKTTLVDALLKQSGTFAAHEKVEERIMDSDDLERERGITIFSKNASLHYEGYKINVVDTPGHADFGGEVQRILKMVDSVLLLVDAFEGVMPQTKYVLKQALEHGLKPIVVINKIDRPNSDPDGVVDTVFDLFVDLGANDIQLDFPVVYASAKNGFAKINIEDEDKDMKPLFDMILKHVEDPEGDINETLQMLVTNTEYDEYVGKLGTGRIYNGKLTRNQEITLIKRNGDLVNGKVSRIYGYEGLKKVEMEEAFAGDIVTIAGIDKIDIGETVTDKENPKALPLIDIDEPTLAMTFMVNDSPFAGKDGKYVTSRNLLERLTKEVNHNVSMRLEMTDSPDAFIVKGRGELQLSILLENMRREGYEVAVSKPEVIYKEENGMKMEPVELAIIDVADEFVGVVIEKLGLRKGEMVNMVQGSDGYTRLEFKVPSRGLIGFSNEFLTETRGTGILNHSFFEYEPYKGDVTGRRRGVLIAMEAGISIGYSLNNLQPRGILFIEPGVEVYEGMIVGEHSRENDLVVNVCKGKKLTNMRAAGSDDALKLAPPKVFTLELALEYIEDDELVEITPNNIRLRKKYLNANERKKFENSKN; encoded by the coding sequence ATGAGTAATAAAATAAAAAATATAGCAATTATAGCCCATGTCGATCATGGGAAAACAACTCTGGTGGATGCCCTGCTGAAACAGTCGGGAACATTTGCCGCACATGAAAAAGTGGAAGAAAGAATTATGGATAGTGATGATCTGGAAAGGGAAAGAGGAATAACTATCTTTTCAAAAAATGCATCCCTGCATTATGAAGGTTACAAAATAAATGTAGTTGATACTCCGGGTCACGCGGATTTTGGTGGGGAAGTACAGAGAATACTGAAAATGGTGGATTCTGTATTATTGCTTGTAGATGCGTTTGAAGGAGTAATGCCTCAGACTAAATATGTACTGAAACAGGCATTGGAACATGGATTGAAGCCAATTGTAGTAATAAACAAGATAGATAGACCTAACTCTGATCCTGACGGTGTTGTCGATACTGTATTTGATTTGTTTGTAGACTTAGGGGCAAATGATATTCAGCTGGATTTCCCTGTGGTATATGCTTCAGCTAAAAACGGTTTTGCTAAAATCAATATTGAAGATGAAGACAAGGACATGAAACCTCTGTTTGATATGATTCTTAAACATGTGGAAGATCCTGAAGGAGATATAAATGAAACATTGCAGATGCTTGTAACTAATACTGAATATGATGAATATGTTGGAAAATTAGGAACAGGAAGAATCTATAATGGAAAGCTTACTAGAAATCAGGAAATTACCCTTATAAAAAGAAATGGAGACCTTGTAAATGGGAAAGTTTCCAGAATATACGGTTATGAAGGGCTGAAAAAAGTTGAAATGGAAGAAGCTTTTGCTGGAGATATTGTTACCATTGCCGGAATAGATAAAATCGATATAGGGGAAACAGTAACAGATAAGGAAAATCCAAAGGCGTTACCATTGATTGATATTGATGAACCTACTCTTGCAATGACATTTATGGTAAATGATTCACCATTTGCAGGAAAGGATGGAAAATACGTTACTTCGAGAAATCTTCTTGAAAGACTTACAAAGGAAGTAAATCATAACGTAAGTATGAGACTGGAAATGACGGATTCTCCGGATGCGTTTATTGTAAAGGGAAGAGGAGAACTTCAGTTATCAATATTACTTGAAAATATGAGAAGGGAAGGGTATGAAGTAGCAGTATCTAAGCCTGAAGTTATTTACAAGGAAGAAAATGGAATGAAAATGGAGCCGGTGGAACTTGCCATAATTGATGTTGCCGATGAGTTTGTAGGAGTTGTTATAGAAAAGCTTGGGCTTAGAAAAGGTGAAATGGTAAATATGGTTCAGGGAAGTGACGGATATACAAGACTTGAATTTAAAGTACCTTCAAGAGGTCTGATTGGATTCAGCAATGAATTCCTCACAGAAACTAGAGGTACAGGAATATTAAACCACTCATTCTTTGAGTATGAGCCATATAAGGGAGATGTTACAGGAAGAAGAAGAGGAGTGCTTATTGCAATGGAGGCAGGTATAAGTATCGGATATTCATTGAATAACCTTCAGCCGAGAGGAATCCTGTTTATCGAGCCTGGAGTGGAAGTATATGAAGGAATGATAGTAGGGGAACATTCAAGGGAAAATGATCTTGTGGTAAATGTATGTAAAGGTAAAAAACTTACAAATATGCGTGCTGCAGGAAGTGACGATGCACTTAAACTTGCACCGCCGAAGGTATTTACGCTGGAACTTGCACTGGAATATATAGAAGATGACGAACTTGTGGAAATTACGCCTAATAACATAAGATTAAGAAAGAAATATCTGAATGCTAATGAAAGAAAGAAATTTGAAAATTCAAAAAACTAA
- a CDS encoding ABC transporter substrate-binding protein: MKKIMRGVLLFGMLGGMLLSCGSKKEENNSQNQAQTKSEEKVFKIGIGQIVDHPALNDARQGFKDALNKAGVKAEFEETVANGEMATQTLQMQQFLKSKKDLVYAITTPTSQAAKSQITDIPVVIAAVTDPQGAGLVGVPNITGTSGAAPTKENLEMMRKVFPDAKKIGIIYNSSEQNSVSEVKTLNELAKNYGFEVVEKAVTNGTELVSAANILVKDIDLYYAIQDNTVSSYFPTLLEITDKHKIPVFATNNVYTNRGGLISQGATDYEIGYRAGEIAVEILKNGKKPSEIPIETIKNLKIEINRKNMEMLGIKIPEDVLKQAIYTEDKK, encoded by the coding sequence ATGAAAAAAATTATGAGAGGTGTACTGTTATTCGGTATGTTAGGAGGCATGTTACTGTCATGCGGAAGTAAAAAAGAAGAGAATAATTCTCAAAATCAGGCTCAGACAAAGAGCGAAGAGAAGGTTTTTAAAATTGGAATAGGGCAGATTGTGGACCATCCGGCTTTAAATGATGCAAGACAGGGATTCAAGGATGCTTTAAATAAAGCAGGAGTGAAGGCGGAATTTGAAGAAACAGTGGCAAATGGTGAAATGGCAACTCAGACATTGCAAATGCAGCAATTTTTGAAAAGTAAGAAAGATTTAGTTTACGCTATTACAACACCAACATCACAGGCGGCAAAAAGTCAAATTACAGATATACCTGTAGTTATTGCTGCAGTTACTGATCCGCAAGGTGCAGGACTTGTAGGAGTTCCAAATATTACAGGAACAAGTGGAGCTGCTCCAACAAAAGAAAATCTTGAGATGATGAGAAAAGTATTTCCGGATGCAAAGAAAATTGGGATAATTTATAATTCATCTGAACAAAACTCGGTATCAGAAGTAAAAACTTTAAATGAACTGGCTAAAAATTATGGTTTTGAAGTTGTGGAAAAGGCCGTAACTAATGGGACAGAACTAGTATCAGCTGCAAATATTCTTGTAAAGGATATAGATTTGTATTATGCTATACAGGACAACACAGTGTCTTCATATTTTCCAACATTGCTTGAAATAACTGATAAACATAAAATACCTGTATTTGCTACAAACAATGTTTATACAAACCGTGGAGGACTTATTTCTCAAGGGGCAACTGACTATGAAATAGGTTACAGGGCAGGAGAAATAGCTGTAGAAATTTTAAAGAATGGTAAAAAGCCGAGCGAAATTCCTATAGAAACAATAAAAAATTTGAAGATTGAAATAAATAGAAAAAATATGGAAATGCTTGGGATAAAAATACCTGAGGATGTATTGAAGCAGGCAATCTATACAGAAGATAAAAAATAG
- a CDS encoding cation-translocating P-type ATPase, whose translation MKNSTFNVTGMSCAACARTVENALNKNEDIKASVNIATEKVNIEYDENKYDFEKIKKIVENSGYGLVETLSEEEKMQMYEDKIKSLKNKLILAAVFAIPLIYISMGHMMGIHLPDIINPKKNAVIYSIVQLLLTIPVVYAGRDFFIHGFKNLARKSPTMDSLIAMGASAAIIYSLYATYMTITVDPEYHMNLYFESAGTIITLILLGKLLEARTKGQTSSAIKKLIGLQPKKAKIIENGVEKEVLIENIKVGDIIVVKPGEKIAVDGKIVSGNTSVDEAMITGESIPVSKNPGDKVIGGSINKNGSIQFEATEIGKDTVLSQIIKLVEEAQGSKAPISRMADIVAGYFVPIVIGIATVTGIIWFMSGSGLTAALTFFISVLVIACPCALGLATPTSIMVGTGKGAENGILIKSGEALETAHKIKTVVLDKTGTITKGKPVLTDLKVYNNFDGNEILQLAASAENNSEHPLAEAIVNGAKERNVEFKQYDKFRAMPGYGIRATIDDKEIQIGNRKLMASRKISTEAAEKDYEILSNEGKTPMFISVNNELAGLIAVADVVKETSKGAIERMHKLGLKVIMLTGDNEKTAKYIAKEVGIDSVIAEILPFQKSEEVKKLQEAGEFVAMVGDGINDSPALAQANVGIAIGSGTDVAIESADIVLIRNDLNDVAGAIALSKATITNIKENLFWAFFYNVIGIPFAAGIFYAFFNGPKLDPMIAAFAMSLSSVSVLMNALRLKFFKVKD comes from the coding sequence ATGAAAAACAGTACTTTTAATGTAACAGGGATGAGCTGTGCGGCCTGTGCCAGAACGGTGGAAAATGCCCTCAATAAAAATGAGGATATAAAGGCAAGTGTAAATATTGCAACTGAAAAAGTTAACATTGAATATGATGAAAATAAATATGATTTTGAAAAAATAAAGAAAATAGTTGAAAATTCAGGATATGGATTAGTTGAAACATTAAGTGAAGAGGAAAAAATGCAGATGTATGAAGATAAAATAAAAAGTCTTAAGAATAAACTGATTCTGGCTGCTGTATTTGCCATTCCATTAATATATATTTCAATGGGACATATGATGGGGATACATTTACCTGATATTATAAATCCTAAGAAAAATGCCGTTATTTACTCAATAGTACAGTTGTTACTGACAATACCTGTTGTTTATGCAGGAAGGGATTTCTTTATTCATGGATTTAAAAATCTTGCAAGAAAATCTCCGACTATGGATTCTCTGATTGCAATGGGAGCTTCAGCGGCAATTATTTACAGCTTATATGCCACATATATGACAATAACTGTAGATCCTGAATATCATATGAATTTGTATTTTGAGTCTGCAGGAACTATTATAACATTGATTCTGCTTGGAAAACTTCTGGAGGCAAGAACAAAAGGTCAGACTTCCTCAGCAATAAAAAAACTGATAGGGTTACAGCCAAAAAAGGCTAAAATCATTGAAAATGGGGTAGAAAAGGAAGTTCTTATAGAAAATATAAAAGTGGGAGATATAATTGTAGTAAAACCTGGTGAAAAAATAGCTGTAGATGGTAAAATTGTCAGTGGAAATACTTCAGTAGATGAGGCAATGATTACGGGAGAAAGCATTCCTGTAAGTAAAAATCCTGGTGACAAAGTTATTGGTGGAAGTATAAATAAAAATGGAAGTATACAGTTTGAAGCTACAGAAATAGGGAAGGATACTGTACTTTCACAAATAATAAAATTAGTGGAGGAAGCACAAGGATCAAAAGCTCCAATTTCAAGAATGGCAGATATTGTGGCGGGATATTTTGTACCAATTGTTATAGGAATTGCAACCGTTACTGGAATAATATGGTTTATGAGCGGTTCAGGACTGACAGCGGCACTTACTTTCTTCATATCTGTTCTTGTAATAGCGTGTCCATGTGCATTAGGGCTTGCAACTCCTACCTCAATAATGGTAGGAACAGGAAAAGGTGCTGAAAACGGAATACTTATAAAAAGTGGGGAAGCTCTTGAAACTGCCCATAAAATAAAAACAGTTGTGCTGGATAAGACGGGGACAATAACAAAAGGAAAGCCTGTACTTACAGATTTGAAGGTGTATAATAATTTTGACGGAAATGAGATTTTACAATTGGCTGCAAGTGCTGAAAATAATTCGGAACATCCTTTAGCTGAAGCAATTGTAAATGGTGCAAAAGAAAGAAATGTTGAATTTAAGCAATATGACAAATTCAGGGCAATGCCTGGATATGGAATAAGAGCAACGATTGATGATAAGGAAATTCAGATAGGAAACCGTAAACTGATGGCTTCAAGAAAAATCAGTACAGAAGCTGCTGAAAAAGATTATGAAATATTGTCAAATGAGGGAAAAACTCCTATGTTCATATCTGTGAATAATGAACTTGCAGGATTGATAGCTGTGGCAGATGTAGTAAAGGAAACAAGTAAGGGAGCAATTGAAAGAATGCACAAGCTTGGTCTGAAGGTAATAATGCTGACAGGAGATAATGAAAAGACTGCAAAATATATTGCAAAGGAAGTAGGAATAGACAGTGTAATAGCTGAAATACTTCCATTCCAGAAATCTGAAGAAGTGAAAAAACTTCAGGAAGCAGGAGAATTTGTGGCAATGGTAGGTGACGGAATAAATGATTCGCCGGCACTGGCACAGGCAAATGTGGGAATTGCAATAGGAAGTGGAACAGATGTGGCGATAGAATCTGCAGACATAGTACTTATAAGAAACGATCTTAATGATGTGGCAGGGGCAATAGCATTAAGTAAGGCAACAATTACCAACATTAAAGAAAATTTATTCTGGGCATTTTTCTATAATGTAATCGGTATACCTTTTGCAGCTGGAATATTTTACGCATTTTTCAATGGACCTAAACTTGATCCGATGATTGCCGCATTTGCAATGTCACTGAGTTCAGTATCGGTGCTTATGAATGCGTTAAGATTGAAATTTTTTAAAGTGAAGGATTAG
- a CDS encoding CopY/TcrY family copper transport repressor yields MEENSNCHITGAEWEIMRVVWANEEVTSKFVSEVLGEKMNWKHATVKTLLNRLLEKEVLKKREKGNKYIYYTEYKEQEIAKQYVMETFNRICRTKVGNMITELIENNVLSFKDLENISKAVEEKRKTAVEKIPCDCLPGQCNCPEHQHEKKKGKCCSE; encoded by the coding sequence ATGGAGGAAAACAGTAACTGTCACATAACAGGGGCAGAATGGGAAATAATGAGAGTTGTATGGGCTAATGAGGAAGTCACGAGTAAATTTGTTTCTGAAGTTTTGGGAGAAAAGATGAACTGGAAGCATGCAACTGTGAAAACATTGCTAAATAGGCTTTTAGAAAAAGAAGTTCTCAAAAAAAGGGAGAAAGGAAACAAATATATTTATTATACAGAGTATAAAGAGCAGGAAATTGCAAAACAGTATGTTATGGAAACCTTTAACAGAATATGCAGGACAAAGGTTGGAAATATGATAACGGAACTTATAGAAAATAATGTACTCAGTTTTAAGGATCTTGAAAATATAAGCAAGGCAGTAGAAGAAAAAAGGAAGACAGCTGTGGAAAAAATTCCATGTGACTGTCTGCCGGGACAATGCAACTGTCCGGAGCATCAGCATGAAAAGAAAAAGGGAAAATGCTGTTCAGAATAA
- a CDS encoding Cof-type HAD-IIB family hydrolase, with protein MVKLLAIDMDGTLLSDKKHIAEEQKRAIKEAINAGVHVVLCTGRTLKGVIPLYEELALEDRKGYAIVNNGCAIHNTEDWSIVDCEMLPKEELEYLYSFSEEFEEVNFTLFDDDNYLCIGKPNKYTEMDGAFVFTKVKEVSMEEILNGEYKIYKTMYVGEPSKIDEIQEKYGEKLCEKYNGIRSQVSIYETMPYNADKSSALKRLAERLGIDREEVMAIGDGNNDVEMLKYAGVSVAMGNSTEDALKAAKFVTDTNENDGVAKAIDKYILGK; from the coding sequence ATGGTAAAATTACTTGCAATTGATATGGATGGAACACTTTTAAGTGATAAAAAACATATTGCAGAAGAACAGAAAAGGGCAATTAAGGAAGCGATAAATGCTGGAGTTCATGTTGTTCTATGTACAGGGAGAACTCTGAAAGGTGTTATTCCTTTATATGAAGAACTGGCACTGGAAGATAGAAAAGGATATGCAATTGTAAATAATGGTTGTGCTATCCATAATACAGAAGACTGGAGCATTGTAGATTGTGAAATGCTGCCAAAGGAAGAACTGGAATATTTGTACAGTTTCTCAGAGGAATTTGAAGAAGTAAACTTTACGTTATTTGATGATGATAACTATTTGTGTATAGGAAAACCAAATAAATACACAGAAATGGATGGAGCATTTGTATTTACCAAAGTAAAAGAAGTTTCAATGGAAGAAATTTTAAATGGAGAATACAAAATCTATAAGACAATGTATGTGGGTGAACCTTCAAAAATAGATGAAATTCAGGAAAAATACGGTGAAAAGTTATGCGAGAAGTATAACGGAATAAGAAGTCAGGTGAGCATATACGAAACAATGCCTTACAATGCTGATAAAAGTTCTGCATTAAAGAGACTGGCAGAAAGGCTGGGAATTGACAGGGAAGAAGTAATGGCAATTGGTGATGGAAATAATGACGTGGAAATGCTCAAATATGCAGGAGTAAGTGTGGCTATGGGAAATTCCACTGAAGATGCATTAAAGGCTGCAAAGTTTGTTACAGATACTAATGAAAATGACGGAGTGGCAAAAGCTATTGATAAATATATACTTGGAAAATAA
- a CDS encoding flavin reductase family protein, with the protein MKRKIDVLENSGKIMKALSKGILLTVKGDEKVNSMVISWGALAIEWNKPIFVTYVRENRYTKPILDKTMEFTVNIPLEKMDPKIFSVCGMKSGRNIDKVKEAGMTLVEPEAVSVPAIKELPITLECKVLYKKTQELKDLPEEIVNRNYPQDIDGFAVGANRDPHTAYYGEIVAAYIIEE; encoded by the coding sequence ATGAAAAGAAAAATTGATGTACTGGAAAATTCAGGTAAAATTATGAAGGCATTATCAAAGGGGATACTTCTTACAGTAAAGGGAGATGAAAAGGTAAATAGCATGGTTATAAGCTGGGGAGCTTTGGCAATAGAATGGAATAAGCCAATTTTTGTAACTTATGTAAGGGAAAATAGATACACAAAACCAATTTTAGATAAAACAATGGAATTTACGGTAAATATTCCTTTAGAAAAAATGGATCCTAAAATATTTTCAGTGTGTGGAATGAAAAGTGGGAGAAATATTGATAAAGTAAAGGAAGCAGGAATGACATTGGTGGAGCCTGAAGCTGTTTCTGTACCGGCTATAAAGGAACTGCCAATTACATTGGAATGTAAGGTTCTGTATAAGAAAACGCAGGAACTGAAGGATTTACCTGAAGAAATAGTGAATAGAAACTATCCTCAGGATATAGACGGATTTGCAGTTGGTGCAAATAGGGATCCGCATACTGCATATTATGGGGAAATAGTGGCAGCTTATATAATTGAAGAGTAA
- a CDS encoding ATP/GTP-binding protein encodes MNEESSGTKKMFSLYQTLLDVLEKGTVFFADELDIKLHPLLMRNILLTFTDKEKNPNNAQLIFTTHNTIYMDMNLLRRDEIWFVEKDNGVSNLYSLDDITNEKGKKVRKDSNYEKHYLLGNYGAIPNLKNLLGRE; translated from the coding sequence ATGAATGAAGAATCATCAGGAACTAAAAAGATGTTTTCACTATATCAAACTTTATTAGATGTTTTGGAAAAAGGAACAGTGTTTTTTGCAGATGAGTTGGATATTAAATTACATCCTTTACTTATGAGAAATATACTGTTGACATTTACAGATAAAGAAAAAAATCCTAATAATGCTCAGTTAATATTTACAACACATAATACAATCTATATGGATATGAATTTATTGCGTAGAGATGAAATATGGTTTGTTGAAAAAGATAATGGAGTATCAAATTTATATTCTTTAGATGATATTACAAATGAAAAAGGTAAAAAAGTAAGAAAAGATTCTAATTATGAAAAACATTATTTATTAGGAAACTATGGAGCTATTCCTAACTTAAAGAACTTATTAGGGAGGGAATAA
- a CDS encoding DUF2442 domain-containing protein, whose translation MFYKIKNVNLLSEYNLLIEFQNNVKKIYDVKPLIEKYSSFKDLINIKGLFKQVKIDKGGYGISWNDNIDLSCNTLWNEGRLI comes from the coding sequence ATGTTTTATAAAATAAAAAATGTTAATCTTTTATCTGAATACAATTTACTTATAGAATTTCAAAACAATGTAAAAAAAATATATGATGTAAAACCATTGATTGAGAAATATTCTTCTTTTAAGGATTTAATAAATATAAAGGGACTATTCAAGCAGGTTAAAATAGATAAAGGTGGGTATGGTATAAGTTGGAATGATAATATAGATTTATCATGTAATACTCTCTGGAATGAAGGAAGATTAATTTAA
- a CDS encoding V-type ATP synthase subunit D — MAKLNVNPTRMELSRLKIRLKTAVRGHKLLKDKQDELMRQFIDMIKKNKKLREKVEGMLQNSFKDFLLSRGVMSDEMLENAIAYPKEKIGVEVKKKNIMSVNVPQMTFVKENEGNQGMIYPYGYAQTSADLDDAIDGLSSVMDNLLELAEVEKACQLMADEVEKTRRRVNALEYMTIPQLKETIRFIQMKLDENERGSITRLMKVKDMMSKKEA, encoded by the coding sequence ATGGCAAAGTTGAATGTAAATCCTACCCGTATGGAGCTTTCAAGGCTTAAAATAAGACTTAAGACAGCAGTAAGAGGACATAAATTACTGAAGGATAAACAGGATGAATTAATGCGTCAGTTTATTGATATGATAAAGAAAAATAAAAAATTACGTGAAAAAGTCGAAGGAATGTTACAAAATTCCTTCAAGGATTTCCTTTTGTCAAGAGGAGTAATGTCTGATGAAATGCTTGAAAACGCCATTGCCTATCCTAAAGAAAAAATAGGAGTGGAAGTTAAAAAGAAAAATATAATGAGCGTTAATGTACCTCAAATGACTTTTGTCAAGGAAAATGAGGGAAATCAGGGAATGATATATCCTTATGGGTATGCACAGACATCTGCGGATTTGGATGATGCAATTGATGGACTGAGCAGTGTTATGGATAATTTGCTGGAACTGGCTGAAGTGGAAAAAGCCTGTCAGCTTATGGCAGATGAAGTTGAGAAAACTAGACGTCGTGTAAATGCATTGGAATACATGACAATACCACAGCTTAAGGAAACAATAAGATTCATTCAGATGAAACTTGATGAAAATGAACGTGGAAGCATAACAAGACTTATGAAGGTTAAGGATATGATGTCCAAGAAGGAAGCATAA
- a CDS encoding V-type ATP synthase subunit B has translation MLKEYRTVSEIVGPLMVVEGVEGVKYEELVEIEIQTGELRRGRVLEVNGDKAMVQLFESSAGINLKNSKVRFLGKPLSLGVSEDMIGRIFDGLGRPKDNGPKIIPEQSLDINGVAINPVARDYPSEFIQTGVSAIDGLNTLVRGQKLPIFSGSGLPHAELAAQIARQARVLNSESKFAVVFGAIGITFEEAQFFIDDFTKTGAIDRAVLFMNLANDPAIERIATPRMALTCAEYLAFEKGMHVLVILTDLTNYCEALREVSAARKEVPGRRGYPGYLYTDLSTIYERAGKIKGREGSITQIPILTMPEDDKTHPIPDLTGYITEGQIILSRDLYKQNLMPPIDVLPSLSRLKDKGIGKGKTREDHADTMNQLFAAYATGKEAKELAVILGESALSDTDKAFVKFTTAFEDQYVAQGFEKNRSIEETLKLGWELLKILPRTELKRIRDEYLEKYLPAGDE, from the coding sequence ATGCTTAAGGAATACAGAACAGTCAGTGAAATAGTAGGTCCTTTGATGGTTGTTGAAGGTGTTGAAGGTGTAAAATACGAAGAACTTGTAGAAATAGAAATTCAGACAGGAGAACTTAGACGTGGAAGGGTTCTGGAAGTTAACGGAGACAAAGCGATGGTTCAGCTGTTTGAAAGTTCTGCAGGAATAAACTTGAAAAATTCAAAAGTAAGATTTTTAGGAAAACCTTTATCATTAGGGGTTTCTGAAGATATGATAGGAAGAATATTTGATGGATTGGGAAGACCAAAAGATAACGGTCCAAAAATAATACCTGAACAAAGTTTGGATATAAACGGAGTGGCAATAAACCCAGTTGCAAGGGATTACCCTTCAGAATTTATTCAAACTGGAGTATCAGCAATTGATGGACTTAATACACTTGTAAGAGGACAAAAACTGCCTATATTCTCAGGATCAGGACTTCCTCACGCTGAACTTGCGGCTCAGATAGCAAGACAGGCAAGAGTATTAAACTCAGAATCAAAATTTGCGGTTGTATTTGGAGCGATAGGGATAACATTTGAGGAAGCTCAATTCTTTATTGATGACTTTACAAAAACAGGTGCGATTGACAGGGCAGTATTATTTATGAACCTTGCCAATGACCCTGCGATAGAAAGAATAGCTACACCGAGAATGGCTCTTACATGTGCTGAATACTTGGCATTTGAAAAGGGAATGCACGTACTTGTTATACTGACAGACTTAACTAACTACTGTGAGGCTCTTCGTGAAGTATCAGCAGCGAGAAAAGAAGTTCCTGGAAGACGTGGATACCCAGGATATCTGTATACTGACTTGTCTACAATTTATGAAAGAGCAGGAAAAATAAAAGGTAGGGAAGGATCTATAACTCAGATTCCTATACTTACAATGCCTGAAGATGACAAGACACACCCAATTCCTGACTTGACAGGATATATAACTGAAGGACAGATTATACTTTCAAGAGATTTATATAAACAGAACTTGATGCCTCCTATAGATGTATTGCCTTCACTTTCGAGATTGAAGGATAAAGGGATAGGAAAAGGTAAAACAAGGGAAGACCATGCGGATACAATGAACCAGCTGTTTGCGGCCTACGCTACAGGAAAAGAAGCAAAAGAACTTGCAGTAATATTGGGAGAATCTGCTTTATCTGATACAGACAAGGCTTTCGTTAAATTTACTACAGCTTTTGAAGATCAGTATGTGGCACAAGGATTTGAAAAGAACAGAAGTATTGAGGAAACATTGAAATTAGGATGGGAATTATTAAAAATATTGCCAAGAACAGAGTTGAAGAGAATTAGGGATGAATATTTGGAAAAATATTTACCTGCAGGAGATGAATAG